A window of Candidatus Poribacteria bacterium contains these coding sequences:
- the uvrB gene encoding excinuclease ABC subunit UvrB: protein MRENWELLTKIDDPEDDIPELDNPQFELTSDFSPQGDQPQAIDELTEGLHRGDKAQTLLGVTGSGKTYSMANVIQNVQLPTLVISPNKTLAAQLYNEFRTFFPNNAVHYFVSDYEYYQPEAYIPSTDTFIEKDVRINEEITRMRLASTASLISRRDVIVVASVSCLYGLGSPDEFENQRVQVSVGDVVRRDALLRALVDIQYVRNDVEFWQGVFRARGDVVEVFPAYSEHAYRIELFGDEIDRINEIDTTTGEVLAQRDFLEIYPAKHFMTDGEIFDQALINIELELQDRILTFEKENKLLEAQRIEQRTRFDLEMLREVGYCSGIENYSRHLSGLQPGDPPYCLMHYFPDDFLLFIDESHVTIPQLRGMYRGDRSRKQTLVEYGFRLPSALDNRPLQFEEVEARVNQVIFVSATPGPYEMENSAQIVEQIIRPTGLIDPEITIHPVRGQIDHLIGKIRERVRSKQRVLVTTLTKRMAEDLTEYLTEAGVRADYMHSEIDVFDRARILRELREGVFDVLVGINLLREGLDLPEVSLVAILDADRPGFLRSVRSLVQTAGRAARNVDGEVLLYGDNITKAMGEAIKETRRRREIQLQYNTDNDITPATIEKAIQELIAESTDAYKTKKPDKPAIVPEAVEPQDLEAIITDLTRRMRKAALDLDYEEAAALRDQIAELKEGSAEQSAE from the coding sequence ATGAGAGAGAATTGGGAATTGCTGACTAAGATTGATGATCCAGAGGATGACATACCCGAACTGGATAATCCGCAATTTGAGCTCACCTCAGACTTTTCACCGCAAGGCGATCAACCGCAAGCCATTGATGAACTCACGGAAGGACTCCACCGTGGAGACAAAGCACAGACGCTTCTCGGTGTGACGGGTTCGGGAAAAACCTACTCGATGGCGAATGTGATTCAGAACGTCCAATTGCCGACGCTCGTCATCTCACCGAATAAGACACTCGCCGCGCAGCTTTACAACGAATTTCGGACGTTTTTCCCAAACAACGCCGTCCACTATTTCGTCAGCGATTATGAGTACTATCAACCTGAAGCATACATCCCATCCACGGATACCTTTATTGAAAAGGATGTCCGCATTAACGAAGAGATTACACGGATGCGACTTGCGTCAACAGCGTCCTTGATATCGCGTCGCGATGTTATCGTGGTCGCGAGTGTTTCCTGCCTTTACGGTCTCGGTTCGCCAGATGAATTTGAAAATCAGAGGGTTCAAGTAAGCGTCGGCGATGTCGTTCGGCGCGACGCACTCCTCCGCGCTTTAGTCGATATCCAATATGTCCGCAACGATGTTGAGTTCTGGCAAGGTGTGTTCCGAGCTCGCGGTGATGTCGTTGAAGTCTTCCCTGCTTATAGTGAGCACGCGTATCGTATTGAGCTTTTTGGCGACGAGATTGATCGAATTAACGAAATAGATACAACGACGGGAGAGGTATTGGCACAACGGGATTTCCTTGAAATTTATCCCGCTAAGCACTTCATGACCGATGGTGAAATCTTCGATCAGGCGTTAATTAATATTGAACTGGAACTTCAAGACCGGATTCTGACTTTCGAGAAAGAGAACAAATTGCTGGAAGCGCAACGCATTGAGCAGCGAACCCGATTCGACTTGGAAATGTTGCGGGAGGTGGGATACTGCTCCGGTATCGAAAATTACTCGCGGCATCTCTCAGGATTGCAACCGGGTGATCCCCCGTATTGCCTGATGCACTACTTTCCCGATGATTTTCTGCTTTTTATTGATGAATCCCACGTAACGATTCCGCAGTTGCGAGGTATGTATCGTGGTGACCGCTCCCGAAAGCAGACCCTTGTCGAGTATGGTTTCCGCCTGCCCTCCGCCTTAGATAATCGTCCACTCCAGTTCGAGGAGGTGGAAGCACGGGTCAATCAAGTTATCTTTGTCTCCGCGACACCTGGTCCTTATGAAATGGAAAACAGTGCGCAAATTGTCGAGCAGATTATCCGTCCTACTGGACTCATTGATCCTGAAATTACGATACACCCCGTGAGAGGACAAATAGACCATCTCATCGGCAAGATCCGAGAGCGCGTCAGGAGCAAACAACGCGTTCTCGTCACGACGCTTACCAAACGGATGGCGGAAGACTTAACCGAGTATTTGACGGAGGCGGGTGTCCGTGCTGACTATATGCATTCTGAGATTGATGTGTTCGACCGTGCCCGCATTCTACGTGAACTTCGCGAAGGCGTTTTTGATGTACTTGTCGGTATCAACCTACTTCGCGAGGGACTTGATCTTCCCGAAGTTTCTCTCGTGGCAATCCTTGACGCTGACCGTCCGGGTTTCCTCCGTTCCGTCAGGTCTCTCGTCCAAACCGCTGGACGTGCTGCCCGAAATGTCGATGGTGAAGTCCTCTTATATGGGGATAACATCACCAAAGCGATGGGAGAAGCGATCAAGGAAACACGCCGCCGCCGCGAGATTCAACTTCAATATAACACCGATAACGACATCACACCAGCAACCATTGAGAAGGCGATTCAGGAACTTATCGCTGAATCGACGGATGCGTATAAGACCAAAAAACCTGACAAGCCTGCTATCGTTCCAGAAGCCGTCGAACCGCAGGACCTTGAAGCGATAATTACAGACTTAACGCGACGGATGCGCAAAGCGGCGTTGGACCTTGACTATGAGGAAGCCGCCGCCTTACGTGACCAGATTGCTGAACTGAAAGAGGGATCGGCGGAGCAGTCAGCTGAATAG